Proteins co-encoded in one Quercus robur chromosome 8, dhQueRobu3.1, whole genome shotgun sequence genomic window:
- the LOC126697430 gene encoding WAT1-related protein At2g39510-like: MSMESKIHQLYKKVKPFLGVISVQFGYAGLSIIGKFALNKGMSQHVFIVYRYAIATAVIAPFAFVLDRKKRLKLTFSVFAKIVFLALLGPVICQTLFYTGMKYTTATYARAIDNVLPAFAFSMAWILGLEKVNIWRWRGQAKVLGTIVTVGGALLMTLVKGPMLSLPWTNGNDHQESTGPANKQDVIKGSLMILVGSACWSAFTNLQAITLKSYPTELSLTVLICLMSTLEGTILALAMERGNLTAWSIHLDIKLLAAVYAGVVASGFSIYVHGQVMKEKGPVFVTAFNPLSTVLVAIIGSFFLYEAMYLGSVIGAIVIVAGIYMVLWGKSQDQLGSKSSGEKVVPTSQNMATTNERITTSNQEFMAINVTSIKSTNGAA, encoded by the exons ATGTCTATGGAGTCTAAGATTCATCAGTTATATAAAAAGGTGAAACCATTTTTGGGAGTAATTTCAGTGCAATTTGGCTATGCAGGGCTGTCCATAATAGGTAAGTTTGCTCTAAATAAGGGGATGAGTCAACATGTGTTCATAGTCTACCGGTATGCCATTGCCACTGCTGTCATTGCTCCTTTCGCTTTTGTCTTGGATAG GAAGAAACGGCTAAAGTTGACCTTCTCTGTCTTTGCCAAGATTGTGTTCCTCGCCTTGTTGGG GCCTGTAATATGCCAGACCTTGTTCTACACTGGGATGAAGTATACTACAGCAACTTACGCAAGAGCGATAGACAATGTTCTTCCTGCGTTTGCATTTTCAATGGCTTGGATTTTAGG TCTCGAGAAAGTAAACATTTGGAGATGGCGTGGCCAGGCAAAGGTATTGGGGACCATAGTCACGGTTGGGGGGGCCTTGCTCATGACTCTGGTTAAAGGACCTATGTTGAGTCTGCCATGGACAAATGGAAATGACCATCAAGAATCTACTGGTCCAGCAAATAAGCAAGATGTCATCAAGGGTTCTCTCATGATACTAGTAGGTTCTGCCTGCTGGTCTGCTTTCACTAATCTTCAA GCAATTACGTTGAAATCATACCCCACAGAGCTTTCCCTAACAGTTCTGATATGTTTGATGAGCACACTGGAAGGTACCATACTGGCCCTTGCAATGGAACGGGGGAACCTCACGGCCTGGTCAATACACTTAGATATTAAGCTCCTAGCTGCTGTATATGCT GGCGTAGTAGCTTCAGGGTTCTCCATTTACGTTCATGGACAAGTAATGAAGGAAAAAGGACCTGTTTTTGTGACTGCTTTTAATCCACTAAGCACGGTTCTAGTTGCAATTATAGGCTCTTTCTTTCTATACGAGGCAATGTACTTAGGAAG CGTTATTGGAGCAATTGTCATTGTTGCTGGCATATATATGGTTTTATGGGGCAAGAGCCAAGATCAGCTAGGATCAAAGTCAAGCGGCGAGAAGGTAGTACCAACTTCCCAAAATATGGCTACTACGAATGAGAGGATAACGACttcaaatcaagaatttatgGCCATCAATGTGACAAGTATAAAATCTACAAATGGAGCTGCATGA